Proteins found in one Zea mays cultivar B73 chromosome 1, Zm-B73-REFERENCE-NAM-5.0, whole genome shotgun sequence genomic segment:
- the LOC103645263 gene encoding formin-like protein 3, producing MSLLSRFFYKRPPDGLLEFLDRIYVFDSCFSTEVLPQGMYPVYLIGILTELHEEHVESSFLAINFRDGDKRSQLADILREYNIPVIDYPRHFEGCPVLPLSLIQHFLRVCEHWLSSGTNQNIILLHCERGAWPLLAFLLSCLLIYKKLNSAEHKTLDIIYREAPKGFLQLFSALNPMPSQLRYMQYVARRNISPQWPPMERSLSLDCLILRAIPSFDSDNGCRPLVRIFGRNLLGKNASMTNMTFSMPKKKSLRHYRQEDCDVIKIDIQCLVQGDIVLECVHLDLDPEKEVMMFRIMFNTAFIRSNVLMLNSDDVDILWGSKERYPRNFRAEVLFCEVGGISPPRAPTTTLNGDVKGGLPIEAFSAVQELFNGVDWIANSDDAAYWLLKEFSANSLQEKFQKLMLNDMKELSRIQAKVGLQMPLMSPLDSDEEKYSVASDSVSSADHEKVQHGGNSSDSENIDCDHTTEDFESSDTLSTNSSSLPPQPQPPVPPHMELPSNMSPSSQPVPPPPPPPPPRQSGRKPGSSLSPSPSESKLVLSSPSPPPPPPPPPLPPPSSVGPTQPPPPPPPPPSGRKHILSTPPPPPPPPPPRIHSVSASQTPPPPPPPPPLPNSGAAKQQIFCAAPPPPPPPPPPAATGIATPPVRPRPLSSSKAPTAASGTPSKGPPPPPPLPPPATSSRTSGPSIPSPPPPPPPPRPGANSKTPPAPPPPPLMTGKKAPVPPPPPPQAPKPPGVVPPPPPPSSKISNAPAPPPLLGRGRGNTTGPTKGRGIGLAQQSNPPKKASLKPLHWVKVTRAMQGSLWADAQKQGNQARSPDIDLSELESLFSTAVVTSTSEKGATRRGSAINKPEIVHLVDMRRANNCEIMLTKIKMPLPDMINAILALDTSVLDNDQVENLIKFCPTKEEIEMLKGYNGNKEMLGKCEQFFLELMKVPRVEAKLRVFAFRITFSTQVDELRTNLTTINDATKEVKESLKLRQIMKTILTLGNALNQGTARGSAVGFRLDSLLKLSDTRSRNNKMTLMHYLCKLLAEKMPELLDFDKDLIYLEAASKIQLKLLAEEMQAINKGLEKVEQELAASESDGAISVGFRKALKSFLDAAEAEVRSLISLYAEVGRNADSLAQYFGEDPARCPFEQGCNSMAESISHSWR from the exons ATGTCACTTCTTAGTAGATTCTTCTACAAGAGGCCTCCTGATGGACTACTGGAGTTTCTTGACAGGATCTATg TTTTTGATTCATGCTTCAGCACTGAAGTTTTGCCTCAGGGAATGTACCCAGTGTATTTAATTGGGATTCTTACAGAGTTGCATGAAGAGCATGTAGAATCCTCATTTCTGGCAATTAACTTCAGAGATGGAGATAAGAGAAGCCAGCTTGCTGATATACTACGTGAATACAACATTCCAGTCATTGATTACCCCCGTCATTTTGAGGGTTGTCCTGTGCTTCCTTTATCTCTTATTCAGCATTTCCTTCGTGTATGTGAGCACTGGTTATCCAGTGGGACCAATCAGAACATTATATTACTCCATTGTGAAAGAGGGGCGTGGCCTTTGTTGGCTTTTCTTTTATCTTGTCTTCTCATCTACAAGAAACTGAACAGTGCTGAGCATAAAACTCTGGACATTATTTACCGTGAGGCACCTAAAGGGTTCCTACAGCTTTTTTCTGCCCTTAATCCAATGCCATCTCAACTCCGTTACATGCAGTATGTAGCCAGAAGAAATATATCTCCACAGTGGCCTCCAATGGAAAGATCACTCTCTTTGGATTGCCTGATTCTTCGAGCTATTCCAAGTTTTGATTCTGATAACGGATGCAGGCCATTAGTCCGCATTTTTGGTCGAAATCTTCTTGGCAAGAAtgctagcatgactaacatgacTTTTTCCATGCCAAAGAAGAAATCTCTTCGGCACTATCGGCAG GAGGATTGTGATGTGATAAAAATTGACATACAATGTCTAGTCCAGGGAGATATTGTTCTGGAGTGTGTACATCTCGATCTTGATCCAGAGAAGGAAGTCATGATGTTCCGGATAATGTTCAATACTGCTTTTATACGTTCAAATGTATTGATGCTGAATAGCGATGATGTGGATATACTCTGGGGTTCAAAAGAGCGATATCCGAGGAATTTTAGAGCAGAG GTGCTGTTTTGTGAAGTTGGGGGCATATCTCCCCCAAGGGCTCCAACAACAACACTCAATGGTGATGTGAAAGGTGGTTTACCAATTGAAGCCTTTTCAGCTGTTCAAGAACTCTTCAATGGAGTTGACTGGATTGCAAACAGCGATGATGCTGCCTATTGGTTGCTCAAAGAATTCTCAGCAAACTCACTGCAAGAGAAATTTCAAAAGCTTATGCTCAATGACATGAAAGAGCTCTCAAGAATTCAAGCTAAAGTTGGTCTACAGATGCCACTGATGTCTCCGCTTGATTCTGATGAAGAAAAGTATTCTGTGGCTTCTGATTCTGTTTCTTCAGCTGATCATGAGAAGGTTCAACATGGTGGAAACTCATCTGACTCAGAGAATATTGATTGTGATCATACCACTGAAGATTTTGAATCCAGTG ATACTCTCTCAACGAACAGTTCATCCCTGCCTCCCCAGCCTCAACCACCTGTGCCTCCTCATATG GAGCTACCAAGTAACATGTCTCCATCGTCACAACCAGTTccaccgccgccgccaccaccgccaccgcgacAGAGTGGTAGGAAACCTGGTTCATCTCTGTCGCCATCACCAAGTGAGAGTAAACTTGTTCTCTCATCGCCGtcacctcctccaccaccaccgccaccTCCACTGCCGCCACCAAGCAGTGTAGGTCCTACacagcctccaccaccaccaccgccaccgccaagTGGAAGAAAACATATTCTGTCAACAccaccaccgccgccaccaccaccacctcctcgaATTCACAGTGTGTCTGCTTCACAGactccgcccccgcccccgcccccaccGCCACTGCCAAATTCTGGGGCAGCAAAACAGCAAATTTTTTGCGcagctccaccgccaccgccaccgccaccgccacctgCGGCTACAGGAATAGCTACGCCACCCGTTCGTCCTCGTCCTCTCTCTTCTAGTAAAGCACCTACAGCTGCTTCTGGTACTCCTTCAAAAGGaccacctccacctccgcctctgCCTCCACCTGCTACTTCTTCAAGAACTTCTGGCCCTTCTATTCCatccccacccccacccccacccccaccacgccCAGGTGCTAATAGTAAAACTCCTCCAGCCCCACCGCCACCTCCCCTCATGACAGGAAAGAAAGCGCCTGtgcccccacctccaccacctCAAGCACCAAAACCTCCTGGAGttgtgcctccaccaccaccaccaagctCAAAGATCTCAAATGCACCAGCACCACCTCCATTATTGGGAAGGGGACGTGGCAACACAACTGGACCAACTAAAGGCCGTGGCATTGGTTTGGCACAACAAAGTAATCCTCCCAAGAAGGCTTCACTGAAGCCTCTACATTGGGTGAAAGTCACGAGAGCAATGCAAGGGAGTCTCTGGGCTGATGCCCAGAAACAAGGGAATCAGGCTAG GTCTCCTGATATCGATTTATCCGAACTGGAGAGCTTGTTCTCCACTGCAGTTGTAACCAGCACAAGTGAAAAGGGGGCAACAAGACGTGGTTCAGCTATTAACAAGCCAGAAATTGTTCACCTG GTTGACATGCGACGAGCAAACAATTGTGAGATAATGCTTACGAAAATTAAAATGCCTCTACCTGATATGATT AATGCAATTTTGGCTCTGGACACTTCCGTTCTTGATAATGACCAAGTGGAGAATCTCATTAAGTTTTGCCCTACAAAGGAAGAGATCGAGATGTTGAAG GGTTATAATGGCAACAAAGAAATGCTTGGGAAATGTGAACAG TTCTTCCTGGAGCTGATGAAAGTTCCACGTGTAGAGGCCAAGCTAAGAGTTTTTGCTTTCAGAATTACTTTCTCAACACAG GTAGATGAACTAAGAACTAACCTAACCACCATAAACGATGCAACGAAGGAG GTCAAAGAATCTCTGAAGTTACGGCAGATAATGAAGACCATTCTCACATTGGGGAATGCATTAAATCAAGGGACAGCACGAG GATCTGCTGTTGGCTTCAGATTAGACAGCCTCCTTAAGCTGTCGGATACTCGATCTAGAAACAATAAAATGACGCTGATGCATTATTTATGCAAG CTTCTTGCTGAGAAAATGCCCGAACTTCTTGATTTTGACAAAGACCTAATTTATCTGGAAGCAGCTTCCAAG ATCCAACTGAAATTGCTTGCGGAAGAAATGCAAGCAATAAACAAAGGTCTTGAGAAGGTGGAGCAGGAGCTAGCTGCTTCAGAAAGTGATGGTGCGATTTCAGTTGGCTTTCGTAAG GCATTGAAAAGCTTTCTTGATGCAGCAGAAGCTGAGGTTAGGTCCCTCATTTCCTTATACGCTGAAGTG GGAAGGAACGCTGATTCGCTAGCTCAGTATTTTGGTGAGGATCCTGCACGCTGCCCGTTTGAACAAG